In Deltaproteobacteria bacterium, the DNA window AGCGGACCATGGACGCGTGCCTCGCTTCGCTCCGCACGCTGAACTATCCGAATTACGAGATCATCGTCGTCAACGACGGCTCCAGGGACCGGACGCTCGAGATCACCGAGCGGCACAAGCGTCTGTACGACGCCGATCCGGAGGGGCCGCGCCTCGAGATCATCAGCCAGGAGAACAAGGGGCTCTCGATCGCGCGCAACGTCGGCGCGGCGGCGGCGACCGGCGAGATCGTGGCGTATACGGATTCCGACTGCGTGCCGGACCCGGACTGGCTGGCGTTCATGGTCTACAAGTTCGTGCGCAGCGGCTTCGTCGCCGTCGGGGGCCCGAACTTCCCGCCGCCCGAGCCGAGCCTCGTGCCGGCGGCGGTGGCCGTCTCGCCCGGCGGACCGACGCACGTGCTCCTGAACGACGAGGTGGCCGAGCACATCCCGGGCTGCAACATGGGGTTCACGAAGAAGGCGCTCGAGGAGATCGGCGGCTTCGATGCGGTGTTCGCCGCCGCGGGCGACGACGTCGACCTCTGCTGGCGGCTCCAGAACAAGGGCTATGCGATCGGCTTCAGCCCGGCGTCCACCGTCTGGCACTACCGCCGGAACACCGTGAAGGCGTACCTGAAGCAGCAGATGGGCTACGGCAAGGCGGAGGCGCTCCTCTACTTCAAGCATCCCTATCGCTTCAACCTGCTCGGACAGTCACGCTGGCTCGGCCGCATCTACGGCGAGCTCACGACGGCCGTGCTCTCCCGCCGGCCCGTCATCTACTTCGGCGCCTTCGGGCGAGGGCTCTTCCAGTCGCTCTACGAGCCGCCCTCGTCGCTCCTCGGCTACCTGCCGTTCACGCTCGAGTGGAACGCGGTCGGCGTGCTCCTCTTCCTCTCGGCGCTCGTCTCGCCGCGCACGCTCGTCATCGCGGCCCTGCCGCTCGTCGTGTCGGTCGGGCTGGCGATGGCGGCCGCCGCGCGAGCGCGCGTCGACCCGCGCTTCGCGGGCCCGGCGTCGCGCGCCCTGATCGCGCTCCTCACCTACCTCGGGCCGCTGGTCAGGGGTGTGCAGCGCTACCTCTGGCGGCTGCGGGGGCTCGGGCAGGTGGGGCGCATCTCGTTCGAGGGGGAGCAGCAGCCGCCGCGCATCGACTACCTCCGCCGCGGCTTCACGGTCGGGTACTGGAGCGAGCAGGGCCACGAGAAGGAGGCGCTCCTCGCCGCGCTCATGGACTTCTTCATCCCGCGCAAGTACCTGATCGCCGTCGACCCCGGCTGGAACCGATGGGACCTCGAGATCTACCGCGGCGTCTGGTCGAAGGCCCGGCTCACGGTGGCGGCCGAGAACCACGGGGGCTCGAAGCGCCTCCTCAACGTGCGCTGCGAGGTGCGGCTCACGCGGGTGTCGCAGCTCTCTCTCCTCGGCTTCGGCCTCGCCGTCGCGGGCGGGCTCCTCTTCCGGGTGCCGGAGGTCACGGGCGTCGGGGCGGCGCTCGGTCTCGTCAACCTCGC includes these proteins:
- a CDS encoding glycosyltransferase, which gives rise to MLRPLPERASLPALDGRAPTIGGKFFFIGDHKLYLRGVSYGPFAASSHGFPFPEEETLERDLRLMVEVGANCLRTFTVPPRWLLDRAAEHGIRVLVTIPWAQHVSFLDRRELVAQIRGTVRAAAENCGNHPALFGLLIGNEIPPDIVRWYGPERVREFLRSLVDVVKQRAPSTLVSYANFPSTEYLDVTEFVDFLSFNVYLHREADFRRYLSRLQNLAEDKPLVLTEFGVDSMREGAEAQGDMLAWMVRAAFESGVAGTFVFSWTDEWFTGGSQISDWAFGLVDAGRERKPSFWAVQAQYGAPLPPRLEVSPRVSVVVCAYNAERTMDACLASLRTLNYPNYEIIVVNDGSRDRTLEITERHKRLYDADPEGPRLEIISQENKGLSIARNVGAAAATGEIVAYTDSDCVPDPDWLAFMVYKFVRSGFVAVGGPNFPPPEPSLVPAAVAVSPGGPTHVLLNDEVAEHIPGCNMGFTKKALEEIGGFDAVFAAAGDDVDLCWRLQNKGYAIGFSPASTVWHYRRNTVKAYLKQQMGYGKAEALLYFKHPYRFNLLGQSRWLGRIYGELTTAVLSRRPVIYFGAFGRGLFQSLYEPPSSLLGYLPFTLEWNAVGVLLFLSALVSPRTLVIAALPLVVSVGLAMAAAARARVDPRFAGPASRALIALLTYLGPLVRGVQRYLWRLRGLGQVGRISFEGEQQPPRIDYLRRGFTVGYWSEQGHEKEALLAALMDFFIPRKYLIAVDPGWNRWDLEIYRGVWSKARLTVAAENHGGSKRLLNVRCEVRLTRVSQLSLLGFGLAVAGGLLFRVPEVTGVGAALGLVNLAVIVAENVRLGRILNDALDIVAARIALHPLGAERAAPRARAA